The Oryzihumus leptocrescens sequence CCACCGCGGCACCGAGCAGGGCGGGCACGGCGTACAGCTCGCGGCGCAGCACCTCAGGCACCTGCCCGGCGAGCAGGTCGCGCAGCATCCCGCCGCCGATCGCGGTGATCGCACCGACGAGCACGGCGGTCATCGGCCCGGCGCCGGCGCCGAGGGCCTTCAGGGCGCCGGCGACGGCGAACGCGGCCAGGCCGGCGGCGTCGAGGATGCGGACCAGCTTGCTGATCCGGGCCACTCCGGGGTGGAACAGGAACGTCACGACCCCGGCGAGCGACGCCGTGGCGACGAGCCGCCAGTCGCTGAGGCCGACCGGCGGGGTGGCGCCGATGAGCAGGTCCCTCATCACGCCGCCGCCGAGCGCTGCGGCGCCGGCCAGGACGAGCACGCCGAAGAGGTCGAGCCGCTTGCGGACGGCGACGAGCCCGCCGGAGAGGGCAAACACGAAGACCCCGACGAGGTCGAGGATGAGCTGCAGCTGGGCGTCCTGGGTGAGCATGGTCGTAGGCAAAAGTACCCGTGCGGCGTGGCCGCTTCCGCCCGGGCTGCGCGAGGTGGCAGAGTCGGGGTCCTGCCGGGCATGGACGGGACCCGGCGGAGGTGACCGGGAGAAGGCGAATGCAGGACCTGCGACTGATCGGCGTGCACGAGGACGGCGAGCACCTGCTGCTCGCGGCGGCTGACGGCACCCGCTTCCGGGTGCGCATCGACGAGCCGATCCGGGCCGCGGTCCGACGCGACCGTCCCCGGCTGGGCCAGCTGCAGATCGAGGTTGACGGCGGGCTGCGGCCCCGCGACGTGCAGGCGCTCATCCGCGCCGGCGCGTCCGTGGAGGAGGTCGCCGAGCGTGCCGGGTGGCCGGTGGAGAAGGTGCGCCGCTACGAGGGCCCGGTCATCGCCGAGCGGGAGCACGTCGCCGGGCTGGCCCGCGAGGTGCGCCTGCGCGGTCGCGGCGGCTCCGCCGGCGCTGCGGCCCCCACCCTGGCCACCCGGGTCAGCCAGCGGCTCAGCGGCCGCGGCGTGGACCCGGCGGACGCGACCTGGGACTCCTGGCGCTCCGACGAGGGCCCGTGGACGGTCGTGCTGACCTTCCCCGCCGGCGGGCGCCAGCGCCAGGCCTCCTGGACCTACCACTCCACCGACCGCACGGTCACGGCGGTCGACGACGAGGCGCGCTGGCTGAGCGAGGACGAGCAGCCCGGGGTGCCCGGGCCGATCCCCGCGCCGCACCTGGCGTCGGTCCCGGTGCGCTCCACGACCGTCTACGACGTCGAGGCCGAAGGTGGCGTCCACGCCGCCGGTCGGCCGACCGAGCGGACCGCCGAGCCGCTCGACCTCATGACCGCGATGCGTGAGCGCAGCGCCGCCCGGGCCCGCCGCCGTCCCGGCCCGCGCCGCGACACCCCGCCGCCGGCACCGACCGCCTCCCCGGTCACCCCGACCCACGTCCCCGGCTCCGCGGACGCCCCGGAGGAGGCCGTCCCGCTCGAGCACATCTCCTACGACCCCACGACGATGCCGCCGCCCCCACCGGCCCACGGCTACCCCGGCGCCCACGCGCACTGGGACGTCGGCGACCAGCCCGGGACGCCCACCGGCGAGCCGGAGGACTCCGACGCCGCACCGCCGGAGGGCGACGGCACTGAGCTGCCGGACGAGGTCGCGGACGCGACGGCCACCCTGGAGGCCGACACCGTGGACGACCGCGACGAGGTCGACGAGGGCGACCAGCCCGACGACGAGGATGACGCGCAGCCGGAGGCGGCGCAGAAGCCTGCGGCCCGTGAGGAGACGCCGACGCGCCGGTCGGCGTCCTCCCGGCGCAGCGGCCGGCCGAGCGTCCCGAGCTGGGACGACATCATGTTCGGCGCGCGCCCGGGCTCCGACCGGGGCTGACGTCGGGGACCGGGGCCCGGCCCCGGTCCCGCCGGCCGAGCACGGCCACGAGCGCGCCCCAGACGGCGCAGACCGGCTGCAGCCACGAGAACGACCGGATGAACGCCACCTCGACGACGATCCAGCCGACGAGCAGCAGCCCGGCAAGGAGCAGCAGCTCCGGTGCCCGGGGGCTCCCACGCCAGGCGGCCACGGCGGCCAGGGTCATCGGCAGGGCCACCACCACGAGCAGGGCTGTGCCGGCCAGCAGCGTGCTCCCCCACGGCAGCCGGGCGGTGATCTCCTCGCCGAAGTCGATGCTGCCGGCCCACAGGCCGACCGTCCCCGCCGCCGCGCCCACCGCCATCGCCGCGGCCAGCGCCGCGGCGACCCGGTCCCGTTGCCCTGTGGTCATCGCCCACCCTCCACGATCGTCGTGGAGACCAGCCTGACGTCCGTCCGCCGGACGCGGTCGAGGCGGAGGTCCCGGGGGTCGGCTCAGGCGCCCCGGGCCGGGGTGGGGACCACCGGCAGCGGGCACAGGTCGAGGTCGAACGGGAGCACCTCGGCCGACGGGGAGGCTGCCCGCGCGGCGGCGGAGGTCATCCGGCGCATGTAGTGGCGGCGGCACAGGACCTCGTACTCCACCACCCCGGCGTCCGTGCTGGCGGTGTCGCCGACCACGACCTGCTCCCCCTCGACGACCATGACACCGTCGATGACGCGGGCGTTGTGGGTGGCGCGCTGCCCGCACCAGCACAGCGCCTCGACCTGGAGCACCTGCACCCGGTCGGCCAGCTCGATCATCCTGCGCGAGCCGGGGAACAGCGCGGTGCGGAAGTCCGCGGTGATGCCGAAGGCGTAGACGTCCACCCCCATCTCGTCCACCAGCCGGGCCAGCTGCTCGACCTGCTCGGGCGTGTAGAACTGCGCCTCGTCGCAGATGAGGTAGTCGACGCGCAGGCCGTTGGTGGCCTGCCCCACGATGGCGTCCCAGAAGTCGAGGTCGTCCTCCACCTCCAGGGCACTGGTGGACAGCCCCAGGCGGGAGGACAGCACCGACTCGCCGGCGCGGTCGTGCTTGGTGAAGATCAGCCCGCGGCGCCCGCGGGCGGCGTGGTTGTGGTCCATCTGCAGGGCGAGGGTGGACTTGCCGCAGTCCATGGTGCCGGAGAAGAAGACGAGTTCAGCCACGAGCCGCAACCCTATGCGTTGTCGCGCGCCGGCACCCGCAGGAGGGGCACCGACACCTCCTCCGGGGTCAGCGACCCGTGCAGCCCGAGCAGGGCCAGCAGCTGTGGCCGCGCGGTGCGCGAGTCCACGATCGCGAAGTTGTCGCGCATCGGGACGACCACGTCACCGATCCGCGGCAGCACGTGCTCGGCGACCGGGCCGAACCACCCCTGGGCCACGGCCTCGTCCCGCTCGAGCACCCACGCCCGCTCGGAGAGCCGCGCACGCCAGGTCTGCACCACGTCGGCGGCCGCACCGGGCTCGCAGTACAGCTGCAGCGAGCGGGCCTCACCGCCCACGTGGCGGATCCCGGCGGCGAGCTCGGCGTCGTGGCCGAGGTCGATGCGCAGGGCGTGCGGGGCGTCGACCATGCCGTGGTCGGCCGTCACCAGCACCGCCGTGTCCGGCGGCACGGACGCCGCGAGCCGGGCCATCGCCCCGTCGATCGCCTCGAGCTCGTCGCCCCACTCCCAGGACTGGCAGCCGTGCACGTGCCCGACCTTGTCCAGCTCGCCCCAGTAGAGGTAGACCAGCGCCCGGCGGCTGGCCCGCACGGCCGCGAGCGCGGCGTCGACCCGGTCGTCCAGGGAGGTCGCCGCCCGGAACGAGCCGCCGCGGACGGCGGCGTTGGTCAGGCCGGAGCCGTCGAAGAAGCCCGGCCCGATCCGCGTCACGTCCACGCCCGCGGCCTGGGCCCGCTCGAACACCGTCTCGGACGGCTGCCAGCGCAGCGGGTCGGGCCCGTCCTCCCAGGACAGCTCGTTGAGCAGGCGGTCCTCCCCCGGCACCAGCACCTCGTAGCCGACCAGCCCGTGGGCGCCCGGGGGCAGCCCGGTGCCGAACGTCGCCATGCTCGTGGCCGTCGTGGACGGGAAGCCGGCGGTGAGCCGGTATGCCGCGGGGAGCAGGCCGCGCAGGAACGGCGCGTGCCCGCTGCGCTGGCGCAGCAGGTCGTACCCCAGCCCGTCGACGAGCACGACGACGGCCCGGCGCGCCTCGGGCAGGTCCATGCCGGTCGGCGCCCCTGCTCCCCCGGGCACCCCCAGCGAGCGCGCCACGGCAGGCAGCACCGCGGCCAGTCCCTCCCCGTCGTACCGGGGAGGCAGCACCTCCTCCATCACCGGAACGTCCCCCTCCTCAGCGTCCGATCGTCGCCGACATCGCGCGGGCGAAGGCCATCGCCTGCTCCAGGGCGGGCTGGCCGTCGGCAGCGGCGCTGACCCGCAGGCTGATGTCGTCGGCGGTGACCGTGCCCTCGTAGCCGTGGTCGGCCTCGCAAGAGGGGTCACCGCAGACGGCCGGGACCATGTCGACGCGGCTGACCGTGCCCCATCCGAGGGTCACGGTGAGCTCGCGGCCCAGGGCCCCGGGCTGGTAGCTGTCCGGCGTGGCGACGACGTGGGTGAGCATCACCCCACGGACCGCGCTGAGCGGCACGACCTCGGAGGTCGCGGTGGCCACGGCCTCGGCGTCGCCCTGCTCGCCGTGCTCCCCGTGGTGGTCGTCGGCGTGGGCGATGACCAGCCGGCGTGGGGTGAGCACCAGCACGGTGATGTGCCGGCGCACGGTGTCGTGGTCGAAGGTCGTCTCCTGGTGGACCAGGTGCGAGACCACCTGCTCACCCGCGAGGGCCGAGTCCACCACGTCCGCGACGAGCGCCGGGTAGTAGCCGGCCCGCTCGATATCCCGGGTGAGGCTCTCCGGGAGGGGGGCGGGACGGTGCTCGGTCGGTGTGGCCATGGGCCCATCCTTGCGCACGTCAGCGGGGCCCGCCGACCGGCGGGGCTCGCAGGTGGCTGCGGGCCGGTGTCCCGGCGTGCGGCCACGGCGCCGCCGCGGTCCCTAGGGCAGGGCGCGGCGGTCGGTGTCCTTGCGCACCGGTGGCGGGGCGACGATGGCCTCCGCCCCGACCACGTCCACCCCGCCGGGGTGGGCGATCACCGGGTTGAGCACGAGCGAGGCGACCTCGGGCAGCTCGTCCGCGAGCACGGACATCCGGGCGACCAGGTCTGCCAGGGCGGCCCGGTTGACGGGGGTGGCGCCGCGGTGGCCGTGCAGCAGCGGCGCGGCCCGCACCGAGGAGATCAGGTCGGACACGTCGACGTCGGTCAGCGGCGGGATCCGGTGCCCGATGTCGCCGAGCAGCTCGGTCGGAGGGCCGGCCACGGAGAAGCTGACCACCGGGCCGAACAGCGGGTCCTCGGTCGTGCTCACCACGCAGGAGACCCCGGGCGTGGCCATCTTCTGCACCACCAGCGAGTTGGCCGACAGCGCGGCCAGCCGGTCCTTCAGCGCGGCGAACGCCTCCCGCACCGAGGCAGCGGTGTGCAGGTCGACCCGGATGCCACCCATGCCGGGCTGGTGACGCACCGCGGGCGCCACCGACTTGACCACCACGGGGTAGCCCAGGTGCCAGGCTGCCGCCACGGCCTCGTCGGCGGTGGCCACCGGCACCGTCGGCCACAGGGTGATGCCGTAGGCGGCCAGCAGGGCCGTGACCTCTTCGGGCGTCAGGGCGCGCCCCTCGGGCGACTGCGTCAGGACGGCGTCGACGAGCGCCTCCGCAGCTGCCCGGTCGATACCCACCGGCGCCACCCGCTGGCCCTGGTCGCGGGCCCGCCACTCGCCGTACTTGGTCGCCGCCGCGAGCGCGCGCACCGCGTCCTCAGGCATGGAGTATGCCGGCACGGCCCGCCTCCGCCCCTGCTCGTCGAACTCCTTGGCGGACAGGGCCTCGGTGACGCCGCGCATGCCGAGGAACGTGGCCAGGCACGGCTTGTGGGACTGCGCTGCCGCGTCGGCGACGGCGTCGACCACCTCGGCGTCCAGGGTGACCAGGGGCGGGATGAAGCAGGTGAGGACGCTGTCCACCTGCTCGTCGGCAAAGGCCGCGTCGAGGGTCTGGGCGAACATCTCGGCGGTGGCCTCCGACGGCAGCGAGACCGGGCCGTGCGTCACCTCCAGCCCCCAGCTGACGCAGGCCTCGGCGGTGAGCGCGCCCAGGGCGTCGGAGTTGCCGACCACCGCGACCCGTCGCCCGCGCGGCAGCGGCTGGTGGACGACGAGCTGGGCCACGTCGAAGAGCTGGTGGATGTTCTCCACCCGGATCACCCCGGCCTGGCGCAGCATGGCGTCGAAGGCCTGGGGCGGCACGCCGGTGGGCCGGGCCCGGTGACCCGGAGGCACGCCATACGAGCTGATGCCTGACTTGACGACGATCACCGGCTTGGTGAGGGCCAGGGCCCGGGCGATCCGGCTGAACTTGCGGGGGTTGCCCATGGACTCGAGGTACAGGCCCACCGCGTGGGTGTCGGCGTCGTCGATCCAGTACTGCATGAAGTCGTTGCCCGAGACGTCGACGCGGTTGCCGGCCGAGGCGAACACCGAGACGCCGAGGTTGCGCCGGGCGGCCGAGGCGAGGACCGCGATGCCGAGCGCGCCGCTCTGGGCGAACAGCCCGAACGTGCCCGGCGGTGGCAGCTCCGGCGCCAGCGAGGCGTTGAGCCGCACCGCCGGGTGGGAATTGATCACGCCGAAGGAGTTGGGCCCGATGACCCGCATGCCGGCGTCGCGGGCGGTGCGCAGCAGCTCGCGCTGACGCTGCTCCCCCTCCGGGCCGACCTCGGCGAACCCGGCCGAGGCGACCAGCAGCGCCTTGACCCCCGCGTCGGCGCAGTCGCGCACCACGTCGAGCACCGCCTCCGCGGGCACCGCCACGACGGCGAGGTCGACCTCGTCGGGGATGTCGCTGACCTTGGCGTGCGACTCCAGGCCCAGCACCTCCAGCGCCTCGGTGTTGACGGCGTGGACCCGGCCGGTGAACCCGGCGGCGAGGACGTTGTGCAGCAGCTGGTGCCCGATCGAGTCCGACCGGCGGCTCGCGCCGACCACCGCGATCGAGTCCGGGAAGAGCACCGAGTGCATGCTCACCGACTCGGCGCGGTGCTCGCGGGCCAGGCGCACCGCCTGGGACTGCTCGGTCGGCTCGATCCGGAAGGAGACCGCGATGACCCCGTCGTCGTAGTGGTGCTCGACCTCGTAGCCGGCCTCGGTGAAGACGCCGATCATCTTGCGGTTCTGCGGGAGCACGTCGGCGACGAACTTGCCGACCCCGAGCTCGTGGGCGATGGCGGCCAGGTGCTCCAGCAGCACCGAGCCGACGCCCCGGCCCTGGAAGGCGTCGGAGATGTTGAAGGCCACCTCCGCCGTCGTCGCGTCGATCTTGTCGTAGCGGGCGATGCCGATGATCTCCCCGCGCACCGTGGCGACCAGCGCCACCCGGTCGACGTAGTCGACGTGGGTGAACCGCTGCACGTCCCGCTCGGAGAGCTGCTTGATCGGCGCGAAGAAGCGCATGTAGATCGACTCCGGCGACTGCCGGGCGTGGAAGCGGCGGATCCCGTCGGCGTCGTCGGGCCGGATCGGGCGCACGTGCGCCACCGAGCCGTCCCGGAGCACGACGTCGGCCTCCCACCGGGCCAGGTCGGCGCCGGGACGGGAGGCCGTGTCGGTCATGACTAGAGGATGGCATGCCTCATGTGACGATCGCGTGTCATGGCAACGGGTTCAGCCGATCGTCACCTTCTGCCAGTGGTCGCCGTGGTCGTGGCTGACCCAGTACGCCGGGCCGGGGCCGCCGAGGGCGTAGAACGTCGCGCCTCCCGGAGCGCCCACCCAGCGCCACCCCATCGTGGGCATCGGAGGCGCGCCGGCCGGGACCACCCACGTGTGGCCACCGTCGTGGCTGACCTTCAGGGAGCCGTGGATCGAGGGGTTCCCGCCGGAGACGGCGAGCAGGTTGCTGCGGTCGGCGGCCGCGAGCGCGATGTGTCCGGCGTTGACCAGCGTGAGCGACTGGGCGTCGACCACGCTCCAGGTCAGGCCGTCGGGGCTGGTGTTGACGGCGTAGCCGAGCGAGCCGGCCGCGCCCTGGGTGGTGCACAGCCCGACCAGGCCGGGGTGCGCCGACGCGTCGGTGGTCACCACCTCGGCGCCGCCGCCGCGGCAGACCGGTCCCTGCGAGCCCGGTGAGAGCGACTCGGTGTCCTGCACCTGCAGCAGCACGCCGCCGACCGGGGTCCAGACGCTGACCACGGGCTGGCCGCCCCCGAGCGCGAGCACCGGCTCGTTCCATCCCCGGCCGAGGTCGGCCGACGCGCCACCCCCAGCCACCCCGTGCGGCTGGGCGACCGAGTCGGTGGCCATGGTCAGCTGGCCGGAGCAGGAGCCCGTGCTGCAGCTCTGCCCGGTCACGACGACGACCTGCTGGCCGTCGGTCTCGAGCGCCACGACCGCGGCACCGCTGTGCGGGTACGGCGCCCAGGTGCGTCCCCCGTCGCGGGTCTGCATCGCCCCGCCGCCGAACACCCACCCGACCTCCGGGGTGGCGAACCGGACCTGGCTCAGCACGCCGGCCGGCTGCACCGAGGCACCGACGACGTCGGGGTCGGGGACGGTGCGTCCGTCGAAGGAGTGCACGACCGCCCACGTGCGCCCCTCGTCGGTGGAGCCGGCCAGGACCGGGCACCGCACCCCGTGCCCGCACGAGGCGTCACCCATGGCGTAGACGTGCCCGTGCCCGGCGTTGCTCAGCGAGAGCACGGTGAAGTCCTGCGGCACCGCGGCCCCCCGAGCCAGGCCGGGCACGGCGGTGCCCGTCGCCGACGGCGCGGGGGCCGAGGTGCTGGGTGCCGGCGCGGTCGCCTGTGTGGGCCCGGGGGTGGCAACCGTCGTCGCCGCCGGACGCGGCGGGGTGCCCGTCCCGTGCGCGGTCGCCCAGGCGACGCCTGCGGCGAGCAGGGCCACGGCAGCGGCGGCCCCGGCATACCGCCGCCGGTGGCTGCGGCGGCGCCACCGCGCCGCCTGCACGATCCGCTGCCAGCGCTCCTCGTCGGCGGGCAGGTCCGTGACCAGCGCCCGCTCCCGGGCGAACAGCTCCTCGACCGACCCGGGCCGGGGCTCGTTCCCGCTCATCGCACACCCTCCAGCAGCCGGGCCATCCGGGCCCGTGCGTCGAACAGGTCCCGCTTGACCGCGCCCTCGGACCGGCCCAGGTGCGCGGCGACCTGGGCGACGCTCAGGTCGGCGAAGTAGTAGAGCAGCACCCCGGCCCGGAGCCGGTCCGGCAGCGCGAGGACCGCGTCCCGGACGGTGAGCCGCTCGGCCGGGTCCGGCCCGGCCGTTGCCTCCTGCGGCAGCCGTCCGCCGGAGAACCGGTCGTATGCCGTGGCCTCCCGCCCGCGCCGCCGCCAGTGGTCACGCACCAGGTTCGCGGTCGTCGCGTAGAGCCAGGCCTTGGGCTCGTCGACGAGGTCCCAGTCGCGGATCAGCCGCACGAAGGCCTCCGTCGCCAGGTCGTGCGCCAGGTCGCGGTCCCCGAGCAGGCGGGCCGCCCAGCCGGCGAGCAGGCCGTAGTGGGCGGCGTAGACCTGCCGCACCGCCGCCTCGGTCACTGCCGACTGCACCTGCGCGCCTCCCCGGCGGTGGACGCGACGGCCCACCCGGGCGGGTGCCGTCGTCGTCTCCATGCCCTTGTGACGATTCTGGGCCCCGCGCGGTTGGATGCGGCTCACACGCTGCCACGGCGCGCCGTCGTGGCTAGTGTCGGCACATGGCCGAGGCCCACACCACCTTCCGCGCCGCCCGCGACCTGCTGCTGGCGCAGCGCACCGACTACGACGCGGCGCTGGCCGGCTACGAGCCGCCCCGCCCGGAGCACTTCAACTGGGCGCTGGACTGGTTCGACGCGGTCGCCGCCACGCCGCAGACCGGGCCCCGGACCGCGCTGTGGGTCATCGAGGAGGACGGCACCCAGGCCCGGGTCACCTATGCCGAGATGGCGCAGCGGTCCGCGCAGGTGGCGGCCTGGCTGCGCTCGCTCGGGGTGCGCCGGGGCGACCGGGTGCTGCTCATGCTGGGCAACCAGGTCGAGCTGTGGGAGACGATGCTCGCCGCGACCAAGCTGGGTGCCGTCATCATCCCCGCGACGACCCTGCTGACCGCCGAGGACATCGTCGACCGCATCGAGCGGGGGGCTGTGCGCCACGTCGTCGCCGGCGCGGCACACACCGGCCGGTTCGCGCAGGTGCCCGGCGACTACACCCGCATCGCGGTGGGCGAGGCGGGGAACGGCTGGACGGCATACGGCGAGTCGCGTTCGTTCACAGGCGAGTTCATCCCGGACGGACCCACCCGAGGTGACGACACGCTGCTGCTCTACTTCACCTCCGGCACGACCGCGCAGCCCAAGCTGGTCGAGCACACCCACCTGTCCTACCCCGTGGGGCACCTGTCCACGATGTACTGGGTAGGGCTGCAACCCGGCGACGTGCACCTGAACATCTCCTCCCCCGGCTGGGCCAAGCACGCGTGGAGCTCGTTCTTCGCCCCGTGGAACGCCGAGGCGACGATCCTCGTGGTCAACCAGGCCCGGTTCGACGCGCCGGGACTGCTGGAGGCGATGGCAACGGCGCAGGTGAGCACCTTCTGCGCCCCGCCGACGGTCTACCGCATGCTCATCCAGCAGGACCTCGCCGCGTGGCGGGACCGGCTCTCGCTGCGGGAGATGGTCGGCGCCGGCGAGCCGCTCAACCCCGAGGTCATCGAGCAGGTGCGGGCGGCCCTCGGCATCACCGTGCGCGACGGTTTCGGGCAGACCGAGACCACCGCGCAGGTCGGCAACACCCCCGGGCAGGAGGTCGTGCCCGGGTCGATGGGCCGGCCCCTTCCCGGCTACGACGTCGTGCTGCTCGACCCGGCGACAGGGCAGGAGCGCACGCAGCCCGGGGAGGAGGGTGAGCTGTGCCTGCGGCTGACCGGGCCCGGCGGCCGCCCGGTCGGGCTCATGGTCGGCTACCACGGCGACCGCGAGCGCACCGCGGAGTCGATGCGCGACGGCGCCTACCACACCGGCGACGTGGCCAGCCGGGACGAGCGCGGCTGGATCACCTACGTCGGGCGCGCCGACGACGTGTTCAAGGCCTCGGACTACCGGATCAGCCCGTTCGAGCTGGAGTCGGTGCTCATCGAGCACCCCGCGGTGGCCGAGGCCGCGGTCGTGCCCTCACCGGACCCGACCCGCCTGGCCGTGCCCAAGGCCTACGTCGTGCTGGCGCCGGGTCACGAGCCCACCGCGGAGACGGCGCGGGACATCCTGGCCTACTGCCGCGAGCACCTGGCGCCGTACAAGCGGATCCGGCGGATCGAGTTCGCCGAGCTGCCCAAGACGATCTCGGGCAAGATCCGCCGCGTGGAGCTGCGCGGGCGGGAGCAGCAGGCCCACGGCACGGGTCAGGACCCCACGAGCCGGGCCAGCGCGCAGGAGTTCTGGGAGACCGACCTGACCTGAGCCGCCGGCAAGCGCGGTTCAGCCTCGGGTGAGGTAGCGCACGCAGGAGCCCACCGAGACCAGCTCGGGGTAGTCCTCCTCGTCGATCCGGGCGCCCCGCCCCGTGCTCAACGTCTCGGCGAAGGCGAGGAAGTCCAGGGAGTCCAGCTCGTAGGCGTCGCGCAGGTCCTCCTCCGGTGCCAGCGTGGCGGGGTCGGCGTCGGGGACCACCTTGTGCAACGCCCGCGCCACGAGGTCGCGGGCGTCCTGCTCGGTCAGCGTCATGGCTCCTCCAGGGTGTGCAGCTGCCGGTCGACCTCGGTGAGGAAGCGGGACCCGACGAAGCCGTCGGTGGCGCGGTGGTCCGCGGCGAGGGTGACCCGCACGACCGGGCGCACGCCGAGCATGCCGTCCACCGCCCACGGCCGCTCGAGCACCCGGCCCACCCCGACGAGGGCGACCTGCGGCGGGTGGATGACGCCGTGCACCAGGTCGACGCCCTGCTCCCCGAGGTTGGTGACCGTGATCGTCGGGTCGGCCAGCTCGGTGCGGCGCAGCCGCCGGGCGCGTGCCCGCTCGACGAGGTCGCGCAGCCGCCCCATGAGCTCCACTGTGGACAGGCGGTCGGCGTGGTGGATCGCCGGCGCCACGATCCCCCCGCCCCGCAACGAGATCGCCACGCCGAGGTGCACGCCCTCGCCGGGACGGAAGGCGTCCTCGACCCAGAAGCCGTTGAGCTCGGGGTGCTTCGCCGCCGCCTGCGCCACGGCCCGCAGGACCAGCGCGGCAGGGACGATCCGCCGGGCCACGTCGAGCTCCCGGTTGCGGGCGTGCATCCAGGCCAGCGGTTCCGACAGCTCGATCGTCGTCTCGAGGTAGTAGTGCGGCACCTCCCGGTTGGAGCGCGCCATCAGCCGGGCGATCGCCTGCCGCATCGGGTCGGCCCCGTCGGCGCCCGGCGTCGCCGACGGCGCCGGCCCTTCCTCCGCGGCTGGGGCCGCAGGCGGGGCCACCTCGGCGGCCGCCGCGGTCATCGCCGCCGCCCGGGGCGCCTGCGCACCGGCCCGCACCTCTGCGGCAGTGACGGCACCGGAGGGCCCCGGGAGCAGGTCGCCCAGCGCGACCCCCAGCTCGGCCGCCAGCCGTCGCGCATAGGGGCTGACCCGGGCTCGCCGCTCCCCCACCGCGGTGCCGGTCGCCGTGACGGCCGCCGGGATGCCGGTCACCGCAGGCACTCCCGCGGGCACGGCCACCGGTATGCCGGTCGCCGCCGCGCGCGCCCGGCCCGCCGCCGCGGGCAGCTCCCCGCCCAGGCCCGCCGGGGCGGCCACCTCGTGGGCGGCGAGCGCCTCGCGCTCGACGTCCTCGCGCAGGATGCGTCCGCGCGGCCCGGTGCCGCGCACGGCGGTGAGGTCGACGCCGAGCTCGCCGGCCAGGTGCCGCACCAGCGGGGTGGCTAGGGGCGCGGCCGCCGGCGGGCCCGGCGCAGCGCTGGCGGCTGCCGCCGGCCGGGGAGGCTGCTCGGCCCGCGGCGCGAGGACCGGTGCCATCGGCTGCGCGGCCGGCGCCGGCGCCGCAGGCTCCGGTGCCGCGGCCCCGACCCCGGCTCCGGCTCCGGCCGGCAGGATCCGCGCCAGCGGGGCGCCGACCGGCACCTTCGTGCCCGGTCCGACGACCTGCTCGCCCATGACCCCCGACTCGAACGCCTCGACCTCCACGGCCGACTTGGCGGTGTCCACCACCGCGACGACCTGGCCGGCGCTGACCGGCTCCCCCGGCCGGACGAGCCACTCCAGCAGCGTCCCCTCGTCCATGTCGGCGCCCAGCGAGGGCATGACGAAGTCACCCACCGGCGCCCACCGCCCGCCGGCACGCCGCGGCCACCGTCTCGGCCTGGGGCAGCGCCGCGTCCTCGAGGTGCTTGGCGTAGGGCACCGGCACCTCCGCGCTGCACACCCGCTCCACCGGGGCGTCGAGGTCGTAGAAGACCTCCTCGGCGATGCGCGCGGCCACCTCGGCGGACAGGCTGCCGCTGCGCCAGCCCTCGTCCACGACGACCGCCCGATGGGTGCGCCGGACCGAGGCCAGCACCGTGGCCGAGTCCAGCGGGCGCAGCACGCGCAGGTCGACCACCTC is a genomic window containing:
- a CDS encoding bifunctional GNAT family N-acetyltransferase/acetate--CoA ligase family protein, whose translation is MTDTASRPGADLARWEADVVLRDGSVAHVRPIRPDDADGIRRFHARQSPESIYMRFFAPIKQLSERDVQRFTHVDYVDRVALVATVRGEIIGIARYDKIDATTAEVAFNISDAFQGRGVGSVLLEHLAAIAHELGVGKFVADVLPQNRKMIGVFTEAGYEVEHHYDDGVIAVSFRIEPTEQSQAVRLAREHRAESVSMHSVLFPDSIAVVGASRRSDSIGHQLLHNVLAAGFTGRVHAVNTEALEVLGLESHAKVSDIPDEVDLAVVAVPAEAVLDVVRDCADAGVKALLVASAGFAEVGPEGEQRQRELLRTARDAGMRVIGPNSFGVINSHPAVRLNASLAPELPPPGTFGLFAQSGALGIAVLASAARRNLGVSVFASAGNRVDVSGNDFMQYWIDDADTHAVGLYLESMGNPRKFSRIARALALTKPVIVVKSGISSYGVPPGHRARPTGVPPQAFDAMLRQAGVIRVENIHQLFDVAQLVVHQPLPRGRRVAVVGNSDALGALTAEACVSWGLEVTHGPVSLPSEATAEMFAQTLDAAFADEQVDSVLTCFIPPLVTLDAEVVDAVADAAAQSHKPCLATFLGMRGVTEALSAKEFDEQGRRRAVPAYSMPEDAVRALAAATKYGEWRARDQGQRVAPVGIDRAAAEALVDAVLTQSPEGRALTPEEVTALLAAYGITLWPTVPVATADEAVAAAWHLGYPVVVKSVAPAVRHQPGMGGIRVDLHTAASVREAFAALKDRLAALSANSLVVQKMATPGVSCVVSTTEDPLFGPVVSFSVAGPPTELLGDIGHRIPPLTDVDVSDLISSVRAAPLLHGHRGATPVNRAALADLVARMSVLADELPEVASLVLNPVIAHPGGVDVVGAEAIVAPPPVRKDTDRRALP
- a CDS encoding RNA polymerase sigma factor, producing the protein METTTAPARVGRRVHRRGGAQVQSAVTEAAVRQVYAAHYGLLAGWAARLLGDRDLAHDLATEAFVRLIRDWDLVDEPKAWLYATTANLVRDHWRRRGREATAYDRFSGGRLPQEATAGPDPAERLTVRDAVLALPDRLRAGVLLYYFADLSVAQVAAHLGRSEGAVKRDLFDARARMARLLEGVR
- a CDS encoding AMP-binding protein — its product is MAEAHTTFRAARDLLLAQRTDYDAALAGYEPPRPEHFNWALDWFDAVAATPQTGPRTALWVIEEDGTQARVTYAEMAQRSAQVAAWLRSLGVRRGDRVLLMLGNQVELWETMLAATKLGAVIIPATTLLTAEDIVDRIERGAVRHVVAGAAHTGRFAQVPGDYTRIAVGEAGNGWTAYGESRSFTGEFIPDGPTRGDDTLLLYFTSGTTAQPKLVEHTHLSYPVGHLSTMYWVGLQPGDVHLNISSPGWAKHAWSSFFAPWNAEATILVVNQARFDAPGLLEAMATAQVSTFCAPPTVYRMLIQQDLAAWRDRLSLREMVGAGEPLNPEVIEQVRAALGITVRDGFGQTETTAQVGNTPGQEVVPGSMGRPLPGYDVVLLDPATGQERTQPGEEGELCLRLTGPGGRPVGLMVGYHGDRERTAESMRDGAYHTGDVASRDERGWITYVGRADDVFKASDYRISPFELESVLIEHPAVAEAAVVPSPDPTRLAVPKAYVVLAPGHEPTAETARDILAYCREHLAPYKRIRRIEFAELPKTISGKIRRVELRGREQQAHGTGQDPTSRASAQEFWETDLT
- a CDS encoding phosphopantetheine-binding protein, encoding MTLTEQDARDLVARALHKVVPDADPATLAPEEDLRDAYELDSLDFLAFAETLSTGRGARIDEEDYPELVSVGSCVRYLTRG
- a CDS encoding dihydrolipoamide acetyltransferase family protein encodes the protein MGDFVMPSLGADMDEGTLLEWLVRPGEPVSAGQVVAVVDTAKSAVEVEAFESGVMGEQVVGPGTKVPVGAPLARILPAGAGAGVGAAAPEPAAPAPAAQPMAPVLAPRAEQPPRPAAAASAAPGPPAAAPLATPLVRHLAGELGVDLTAVRGTGPRGRILREDVEREALAAHEVAAPAGLGGELPAAAGRARAAATGIPVAVPAGVPAVTGIPAAVTATGTAVGERRARVSPYARRLAAELGVALGDLLPGPSGAVTAAEVRAGAQAPRAAAMTAAAAEVAPPAAPAAEEGPAPSATPGADGADPMRQAIARLMARSNREVPHYYLETTIELSEPLAWMHARNRELDVARRIVPAALVLRAVAQAAAKHPELNGFWVEDAFRPGEGVHLGVAISLRGGGIVAPAIHHADRLSTVELMGRLRDLVERARARRLRRTELADPTITVTNLGEQGVDLVHGVIHPPQVALVGVGRVLERPWAVDGMLGVRPVVRVTLAADHRATDGFVGSRFLTEVDRQLHTLEEP